The Labilibaculum sp. sequence GTGAATTTATCGAAGATTTAAGTCAGGCAACTGAAAACAAAGAGGCTTACATCAATATTATTGAGGCTTTTCAGGAAAATAAAATTGATGGTAACTATTCAGTAAAACCTACCTTTTTTGGTTTGTTAATTGATGAAGAAGTTTGCTATCAAAACATCCGTACTGTTGTAGCTAAAGCTGCAGAATATGACAACTTTGTACGTGTAGATATGGAAGATTCTCATTGTGTGGATAAAGAAATTAAACTTTTCAGAAGATTAAAAGCAGAATTCCCGAACAATGTTGGCTTAGTAGTTCAAGCTTATCTAAAAAGAACTTTAGATGATTTAAGTAATATGATGGACATGCAAAACGGCAGTTCAAAATTGAATTATCGTCTTTGCAAAGGAATTTATGTGGAGCCGGCAGAAATAGCCTACAAAAAGTACGAAAAGGTAAATGAAAACTTTATTAAGGGGTTGGAATTCATGTTCCAAAACGATGTTTATCCTGGAATTGCTACTCACGATAAAAATGTAGTTGAACCCGCTTTTGAATTGATTGAAAAATACAATGTTCCTAAGGATAAATATGAATTCCAAATGCTTTATGGAGTTACTCCTGAACTTAGAAAAATGATTACAGACAAAGGCCACACCATGAGGGTTTACGTTCCTTTCGGAAAAGATTGGTTCGGATATTCTACCAGAAGACTGAAGGAAAATCCTAAAATGGCTATGTTAATTATAAAAGCTTTATTTAACAGAGGGTAATAACACTCTGGTTTTGGCAATAAAAAAGCGGTGAAATATCACCGCTTTTTTTTTATTCTTTTTTCTTTACACCGTACTTATACATTTGCTTTAAGGTTGTTATCTCCTTATCTGTTATTAAGTTATCGGGAATCTTCAATTCTCTTTTTCTCTTCATCCGCTGAACCTCAGGCAAAGTTCTTGCCACACTAACACCTACCATCATATCCGGAGGCACCATTACATGATGCTCATTCATAATAATATGATTTTTCACCAACATGTCCGTATTGGCCTTTGCATCCATTTTTTCGGGTTGTTTGGTAAGTGCTTCGTAGGTGGCTGAATTGATATTGTTTTTAGCCCGAACATATTCCGGTGTATTCACCTTTGCATTGATAAATGCTTCTCTAAAGTCACCAAATCGAGGCAAAATAAGAACTTCTTGCAGAGCAATTGTATCCTTTGCCATAAACACGCCAAACAAATAAGAATCTTGTTTCAGACTATCACTCACAATAATCTTTACATCATGATATCCTACATAGGTATATTGAATGGTATCGCCGGAGTTTACCCAAAAGGAAAACCTTCCAAAAGAATTGGTAGTTCCTGCTCTTTTATCATTTACCCGAAAATGAGAATAAGGCAAAGGTGATAATTCTTCCTGATCCATTACAGCGCCGGTAAAAAAGATGGAATCACTCCTAACTTTTTGTGCACTAATATTCTCTGCCATCAGCAGAAATACGAGTACAACCAAACAACTTACAAACGTTTTTTTCATATGATTATTATTTTATGTTTTTGCCATATGGAACTTACCATGCTGAGATAATCATCTCCCTGTGTGTCAAAACACCCTTGTCATGGACGTTTCATATTCTATTTTTTCTTACAGATTACCTACTATCAGATCCTCTAATTTTCGCTTTGGAACATGATGAACCTGATTTTCATCCCGCCAATATTTTATATCTCCGTTCTTCATTTCATCAATTACAACCTCTTCCTTAGGTTTTCCTAAAGCCACTACCTGTATAATTTTATAATTCGAAGGAACCTGCAACACTTCCCGCAATTCCTTTTCTTTAAATGCACGAATGATACAACCACCAAAACCCATTTCTACAGCTCCAAGCAGTAGGTTTTGAACTGCAATTCCATCATCGCTAAAATAATTCTTTCCTAATTCTTCATCGTTCAACATGATCACATAAGCCACCGGTCTTTCCCCTTCTGCAGGGCCATCCCAATCCGACAGATAACCAGCCCATGCCAAAGTTTCAAATACTTGCTTACGTTTCTCAGCACTCAGCACAATCTGATATTTAAGTGTTTGTCCGTTTCGGCCGGATGCACCCATCCTTGCCAAATCAATCCATTGCCGAATATTTTCTAAAGATATTTGCTCTTCCTCATAAAACCGTCGGTAACTTCTGTTTCGTAAAATAAGTTCTTTTAACATTTGATAATTGTAACTATGATTCAGTTGATTTTTATTCGTCAATTAATAACTTCCCTGTTCCTTAAATTAAGAGAATTTTCCCTATCGATCAAGGAAAACTCAAATCATTTTAGGATGTAAAGGAATACTCAAAACTACATAATTTTTAAAACAAAATTAATTTAACAGGCAACTACCTAATAATGAAAAGAAAGGAGGTTCCTCTTGAAAATTTGAGTCAATCCTTATTTGAATTATTACCGAAATCACAACCGGTCATATTATGCAATAAAAAAAGCGGTGATATCTACTATGCAGATCACCGCTTTATTTATCATTTACTTACTTTACAAATCATTATATCGTTTTTCAATCACTTCCCAATTTACCAAATTCCAGAAGTTCTCAATATATTTCGGACGTGCATTTTGTGTATCCAAATAATAAGCATGTTCCCAAACATCCATTGTTAATATCGGTGTCATTCCATCGGTAATAGGGTTGCCTGCATTATTTTTCTTCATGATTCTTAGTTTATTATGAGAATCAGCGGCCAGCCATACCCATCCTGATCCAAACAAAGTTGCTCCGGCTTTCGAAAATTCTTCTTTAAATGCAGCAAACGATCCAAATGTCTCGGTAATCGCATTAGCAAGTGCACCCTTAGGTTCTCCTCCTCCATTTGGACTTAAGGCCATAAAGTAAAAGGTGTGGTTGTATACCTGTGCTCCATTATTGAAAATCCCGCCTTCGGAGTGCCGAACAATTTCTTCCAAACCAGCTTTTTCAAAAGCAGTTCCTTTAATTAAATTATTCAAATTGGTAACATAGGCCTGATGATGCTTTCCGTAATGAAACTCTAATGTTTTTTGACTAATTGAAGGTTCAAGCTCATTTAAAGCATAAGGTAATTCGGGCAGTTCGTGTATCATAATTTCGTTTTTTTGATTTAGTATACAATTTCACAATAATTCTTCACAAAACCAATAATTAACAATACTAAACTAAAAGACCGGCTTTCAAAAGAAAGCCGGTCCCAAAATCAAAAAAACAATAAACAAAACTAATCCTGAAAGCGTTTAGCCACTTCCTCCCAATTAATTACATTCCAGAACTCCGAAATGTAATCAGGTCGTTTATTCTGAAACTTCAGATAATATGCGTGTTCCCAAACATCCAATCCTAAAATTGGTGTTCCTTTTACTTCTGCTACATCCATTAACGGATTATCCTGATTTGGAGTTGAACTCACAACAAGTTTGCCGTTAGATTGTTTCACCAACCAAGCCCAACCTGAACCAAAACGAGTAGCAGCAGCTTTGGAAAATTCTTCTTTAAACGAATCAAAAGATCCAAAATCTTTTTCAATTGCAGCTAATAATGAACCTGAAGGTTTTCCTCCTCCCTTAGGAGACATTACCTGCCAAAATAAATCGTGGTTAAAAAACCCGCCTCCATTATTTCGTACAGCAACTGATTGCTTTGAAATGTTCGCTAATATATTCTCTATACTTTGCTCTTCAATATCTGTTCCAGCAATAGCAGCATTCAAGTTATTTGTATATCCTGCATGATGTTTCGAATGATGGATCTCCATTGTTCTTGCATCAATGTGTGGCTCAAGAGCATCGTAAGCATATGGTAACTTTGGTAATTCAAATGCCATATTTCGTATTTATTTTAAATGTAATTACTATCTGTTTTTTTAACACTAAAACAAAGCTAATTTTTATCTGGATTAGATCCAAATAAATTAAAGACTTTTTTGTCTTTTATTTTCAACACTCACCAAAGCCTGTCAAATAAAAGATTTTTAGTTACTTTCGTGTCTTAACTATTCTCAAAATTCTTTCGTGAACAAACGGATTCTAAAAATAGCGCTTCCAAATATTGTCAGTAATATTACTATTCCTCTGCTTGGCATTGTTGACCTGGCCCTAATGGGACATTTGGGAAAAGTCGATTTCATAGGTGCAATAGCCCTTGGTGGAACCATATTTAATTTTCTTTATTGGGGATTTGCTTTTTTACGAATGGGAACTTCAGGAATTACGGCGCAAGCATATGGTGCAAGAAATCTAAGTGAAACCATTCTATCCTTATCGAGAGCTCTTCTTGTAGCATTAATTGGCAGTATTTTCATATTAATTCTCCAAAAACCAATTGCCGATTTAAGTTTTTATGTAATTGACTCGGAAGAATCGGTTGAAACAATCGCAAAATCATACTATTACGTTAGAGTTTGGGCCGCTCCGGCAACTATTGGCTTGTACGCCTTAACAGGATGGTTTATTGGAATGCAGAATTCTAAAATTCCAATGGTGATTGCCATTATCAGTAATGTTATCAATATTGCTTTGTCGTCATTCTTTGTTTACGGAATGAATTTAGATGCCCGGGGAGTTGCATTAGGAACTGTTATTGCCCAATATTGCGGTTTATTTCTGGCTTTGTTTTTTATCTTTCGTTTTTACCGCCGGCTGTTTCGTTACTGGAGCATTCTAGGAATGATGAAAATTAAAGAATTGAAGAACTTCATTGCCATTAATAAAGACATTTTCATTCGAACACTCTGCATTATATTCGTTTTCACATTTTTTACAACAGAATCGGCAAATACCAACAAGAACATATTGGCAGTAAATTCACTACTGCTTCAATTTTTATTCATATTTTCCTACTTTATGGATGGCTTTGCCTTTGCCGCTGAGGCATTAGTGGGAAAATTTATTGGAGCTAAAAATCAAACCGGATTGAGAAGTGTAATTCGTCTTCTTTTTATTTGGGGAATTGGAATCAGCCTTGCCTTCACATTTTTTTATGCTACAAGCAGTAATTGGATATTATCTGCATTAACAAATAATAAATCGACAATATTAGAAGCACAAGCCTACATAAAATGGATTGTATTATTACCATTACTAAGCTTCGGCTCATTTTTACTCGATGGAATTTTTATTGGTGCCACAGCCTCTAAGTATATGAGAAAGACAATGATGGCCGCAACTCTATTTGTATTTATACCTTGTTACTATTTTCTGAGTGAAACTTTTCAAAATCACGGATTATGGATCGCCATGCTCGGATTTATGCTGGCCCGGGGAGTATTTCAAACACTATATTACAAAAAAGCAATCCTTCTTAAATTTAATTAATCTGCATTCAAAACCCCGGCTAAAGTACTTTGCAAAGCTTCAGTTAATTTTAAAACCTCATCTTCCTCTATTTTATATTTTTCACTTGCCTTTTCAAGACGGTCGACCACATAGAAAAGCTGAATTAATTTCACTTTCTCTTCCAAACAAACATACAATACACTCGCTCCATCCCGACTCATTACATCGGGCTGATTTTTTTGATACATACGCGATATTGAAAACAGGTTGTTAGGAATTGAATTGCAGCTGATACCACTCACTTTCCTATATTCAATATGAAATTCAGGTAGCCGCAGATTGTTTTCCAGAATTTCATTTGTAAACGGATATTCATTCTTATTTCGTATCCCCAAATCGAATACAGAAGAAAATGCTTCTTCAGTTTCAAAGCCCAAATCACCAAAGTAATCATCAATTAAATTGATTACAATGCCCGATTCAAGCTGATCTTTTAATGAAAAACACCTTCCCAAATGAATAACAACATCATATTTCCTGAAATTTAAAGCTTTACACAAATAATAGGAGATAACACTCCCTCCCGTACCCGAAATAAGTATATCCAGGTCTTTATCCTGATACTTAAAACGAGCATAGTTTTTCCCTAAATTTTCAACCAAAACCAGTTGACTAATAAAATTTTGCATGGCCGAAAATGCGCCAGCAATTATCAAAATCTCCATTGATGCAAGAACTTAGCCTAAACAAAAGCTTCGAAAAGTTTGTTATATAGGTGAAATTTATACTTATTTTGCAAGTCAAAAATGTGACTTAAATTAAAACACTAAATACAGATGGAATTTTCAACCAACGGAGACACTAATAAAGGTTTTACAAAAATAGAAAAATACAATCAGGATACTACTGAACAGTTAATGTTTCACTATAAAAAAGTACTTGAATTATTAGGAGAAGATGCCGAACGCGAAGGTCTTTTAAAAACACCCTTACGGGTTGCCAAAGCAATGCAGTTTTTAACGCAGGGATATCACAACAATCCTGAGGATATATTAAGATCTGCCATGTTTCAGGAAGACTATCGTCAAATGGTAATTGTTAAGGACATTGAAGTTTATTCTATGTGCGAGCATCATATGTTACCATTTGTAGGCAGAGCACATGTTGCTTACATTCCCAATGGTACCATTACCGGATTAAGTAAAATTGCCCGGGTTGTAGATGCTTTTGCCCGCCGTTTACAAGTTCAGGAACGTTTAACCACTCAAATTAAAGACTGCATACAAAACACCCTGAATCCACTAGGTGTTGCTGTAGTTATCGAAGCTCAGCACATGTGCATGTCGATGCGTGGAGTTCAAAAACAAAATGCAATTACTACGACCTCTGATTTTACCGGTGCTTTTGAAAAAGTAGCTACAAGAGAAGAGTTTATTCGTTTAATTGCTAACAAATCAAACTACTAATTAGTTAATTGATTCATAGGAATCAAAGAATTACCAATTTACATTGTACTTATGAAAATTGCACATTGTAAATTGAATAGATATCTTTGTGCCCGGAATATTTTTAAATCTTACCATGATAATCAATTCATTGCTATTAAAAAAATACGAATGAATTGAAATTTATTAATTGAAGAAGAATATGAAAGCATATGTATTTCCAGGGCAAGGAGCCCAATTTGTTGGTATGGGAAAAGACCTGTACGAAAATTCAGACCTTGCTAAAGAGCTTTTTGAAAAAGCCAACGATATTTTAGGTTTTAGAATTACCGATCTAATGTTCGAAGGAACTGACGAAGATTTAAGACAAACAAATGTTACACAACCAGCAATCTTTCTGCACTCAGTAATCTTAGCCAAAACTCTTGGCGATGATTTTAAACCAGAAATGGTAGCAGGTCACTCTTTAGGAGAATTTTCTGCTTTGGTTGCTAACGGATCATTATCGTTCGAAGATGGTCTTAGATTGGTTTCTCAACGTGCTTCAGCAATGCAAAAAGCTTGCGAAATTGAGCCTTCAACTATGGCTGCAATCATTGGATTAGATGATGAAACTGTAGTGAAAATATGTGAGGAAATTAATGAAATTGTTGTTCCTGCTAATTTCAACTGTCCTGGTCAATTGGTTATTTCGGGCAGTATGAAAGGGATCGAAATTGCTTGTGAAAAATTACTGGAAGCTGGAGCTAAAAGAGCGCTTCCGTTAAAAGTTGGTGGTGCATTTCACTCTCCATTAATGGAACCTGCACGTGTCGAGTTGGAAGAAGCTATTGAGAACACAACTTTCTCAACTCCAATTTGTCCTGTATATCAAAACGTAAATGCCTTGCCAGTATCCAATCCTGATGAGATTAAGAAAAATTTGGTTTCACAGCTAACTGCTCCGGTACGTTTTACACAAACCATGCTTAATATGATTGCTGATGGTGCAACATTGTTCACCGAAGTTGGTCCTGGAAAAGTAATTCAGGGATTGGTGAAAAAAGTTGACCGCAAAATGGAAACTGCTGGAGTAGATTCATTTCAAGGATAAAAATTACAACTGATAAAAAAAGCCGTTTCAAAACTTATTGAAACGGCTTTTTGCTATTTATAACTTATAACACTGGTTTGTTTTTTACCATCCATTAAAATTTCCAGAGGTTCTTTAAACCGAACATGTTTAAAATAATGGATCTGCTCAACAAGTTTTTGCGTGTCTAAAATTTCAGTATTCACAAAATTTTGTTCGGTATTACTTCTTACCGAAAAATATCCAACATTCATAGAAGTTACATTGTGAAAGAAATGAGACCCTAAGGAAGCATCTAAAGGAAAATCTTCCAACCCTTGCTCCACAATTACCTTTGCATTGGATATTTGAGACCAAAGCACAGGAATACCGGTAAACTTATCTCTTGTTCCCCAACGGCCAGGACCGATCAACACATATTGACGATCCATCTCTCTCATTTTCTGATTTAATTTCTCAATCTCAAGAGCCATCTCTTCAGTTTTGGTACGATCAAATTTTTCAATATCCATGTAAATTACATCACGAACATGATCTATTTTTCCGTTACCCATGCCTTTACTTGCCAGTAATACAAGCTTATCCTTATCAACTAAGGTCATATCTATATCAATACTCATCTCCTGACGAATCAAAGGTTTGATCTGTAAAAGCTGGAAAGTAGGCAAGTCATTTTTCCCTTTTGAAAGATCAACGGCAAACTCAATTTCAACAGGAGCTCCCATTGCTTGTTTAAAAATATTCAGAAGTACACTCAAAGCATGAGCAACAGGAACCTGATTGTATTTCAAAATATTTGCAAAATTTACAACCCGTGGGCCCCGCAAATTCAAATCCGGTTCCAATCTATCGTTCTGGTAATCGTAAACTGAAGCGCAATGTAACAGATTCCCATCCTTTTCAGCATCTGCAAGTTCATATTTTATCGTAACAGCATCTTCACCGTCTTTTAAAAGATTAACATCATCTTTTTCCATATCGATCGCATAAAAATATTTCTGCGAATCTTTCATTTGATCTTCAATTGAAGCCAATTGCAATTTTGGGTGTTCCGGGCAAAAACGATGCGTTTTTTCCCCTCCTACAACATATTTACCCAACCCAACAGCTATCACTGCAAAACCATCCTCCGGTTTCATGTAAGAAAAAGGATAGTAGTTGTATGATTGTGCTACCCCACTGATATTTGGATAATATCTGCCATTGGATTCCTGCCCTACCACTTCCTGAATAATTACAGCCATTTTTTCCTCTTCAATTTTATAATCAACCGCACTAAAATAGGATTGAGCCTCGGGCGAAAAAATAGAAGCGTAAATAAGCTTGATTGCCGTTACTAATTGACGAAACCGCTCCCCTATGTCAGGATGATTATTTGGAAGCAAATAAGTAGCATAAACCCCTGCAAATGGTTGCATTAAAGAATCCTCAAACAAACCAGATGAACGCACAGCTAATGGACAAGTCATTTCTTCAAGATAATTTAGAAGCCTTTCTCTTAATTTATCAGACAACTCACCTTTCGCAAATAAATCACGTACCTTTTTATAGTTTTTATCGAGATAAATCTTGTTGTAAAGATTATTCTTCTCAATAAAGTTATCATATTCATCAACTCCAATAATAGCAGTTTTAGGAATCGATATATTAATATCCTTAATTAATTTCGCAAAATAAATATTCTCTATAAAATTACTCAGAAAAGCCAGGCCCCGCCCTTTCCCTCCCAAAGATCCACGTCCCAAACGAACAACATAATGATTTGAATTAACGATATTAGGTCTGAATTTAATAATCCGGCCCCGTAACTGTTTTATGCGTGAGGCTTCAAATACATCCAAACAAAATTTGCGTAAATCTTTTACCGATTTAAAATCCTCAATCTGATATCTTCTTAACTTTTTAGCAATATTAATTTCTCCTCTGGCCATTAACCATGTCGAAATTCCATTTCTTTTTGAATGGAAAAGAAGTGATTCATCCGGAACGTATTTTAGCTTTTCTTCAAACTCTTCCATAGACTTTGCGATAGCCACTTTAGTTCCACTTTGATTTCTAAAGACAAAATCACCAAAACCAAGTTTCGTGTAGATAAAGTTATAGATATCCAAAGCCAAAGTATCACTGTTCTTGTTAATAAAATCTGCATCAACCTGCATGGCACGAATTGCATTATCAGTATCATGCGATTGCATTAAACATGGAATTTTCATGTTTTTTTCCTGCACGTATTTAATCAGATCCACACCAGAATCATCATCCAATTTCCCATCCCTCGCAAAACGAACATCAGAAATTACACAAAGCAAGTTTTCCAAATAATTATCGATAACTTCAACTGCATCTTCATAAGTACTCACCAAAATGACTTTAGGTCTGGCGCGCATTTTTAAAATCTTATGCATTTCGTCAATATCCCCTTCATCCGATATCACTTTTTGGGTTTGAGTCATTACTGATGTGTACAGCAATGGCAGATATCTGGAATAATACTTTACTGAATCTTCAACCAATAAAATGACTCTTACATCTCCACTCTTTGTATCGGGTTCCAGATTCATTCTATCCTCAATATACTTGGTCATGGCCATAAAAATCTTGGTGGAACCATTCCAAACAAAAACCCGATCAATATTGTTCTTAATCTTATCTGCCGCTCTGTCAAAATAAGCCAGGTCGCTATTGTTATTTACCAAAACCAAAACAGGAATTTCGGGCTGAACCCTTTTTATTTCCTGACTTAATTCCAAAGGGGATTGCTTGTCCAAACCAGCCATTAAGATGACAACATCATAATTCCTGTTTTTTAAGGCATCCAAGGCTTCATCATTAGTGGCTACACTCGTAAAACGTGGTGCCGCATATAAATTTAATTGCAGATATTCCCCAACAATTTTATCAGAAAACTGGCCTTCCCTAACAATTGTATAAGCATCATAATAGGTCGCGATCAAAAGAATCTCCTTCACTTTAAAAGGCATCAATTCCTGAAAAATATCTCTATCACTCTTTTTCCGTTTATATATCTTGGAAATCGAAACTTCTTCCATGCAAATTGGTATTTATGTTTTTGTTGTTTGTATTGTAAAAATACAAAATAATATAATTTTCCGGTTTTGAGTTCTACCTTTTCCCAACAAGTACTGATTTCATTTAAAATCAATTAATGAAAAGGAAAATTATCTTTTTTATTCATTATTCGCTAAGAAAATGATGCCGAAAATACTAAAAAACAGGAATAAAAAACAAAGAGGAAACTTATGGCTTCCTCTTTCAATGTATTGATAAATTAAATATTCCAGACTAATTATTTAACTTCCCAAGTATCTCCGCTATTAAGCAGGTCATCCATACACTTAATTGATGATACCGCTTGTACATCTTTAATTTGCCGCACCATTTTTTCTTCATAAGAAAGCGCTGCAACATCTCTAATTACGCCAAGTGCAACAGGATACTCCGGAGCTGACATATTTGATAATAGCCAAGCCATATGAGGATCAGGATTGTGAGCATCATGAATTAAAATGTCCTGCTCTGTAATGCCAAATTCACCAATTGTAACAACAATTAGTTTGCCATTACCTCCCAAAACTAATCCCTTGTTTCTATCCTTTCCGAAAACCATTCTCTCTCCGTGATGCAAAATCAACTGAAAATCATCCTTTGTTTCCTTATCAGTAATCAAAGCATGTGCTCCATCGTTATAAATCACACAATTTTGAAGGACTTCAATAATAGATGTTCCTTTGTGTTTTGATCCTGCCAAAATCAATTCTGTGGTCAATTTAATGTTTGTATCAATGGATCTGGCATAAAACTTTGATTGAGCACCCAAAGCTAATTCGGCAGGATGAAATGGTTGTTCAATTGTTCCGAATGGAGAGGTCTTGGTGATCATTCCTTGCTTCGAAGTGGGTGAATACTGACCCTTTGTAAGACCATAAATCTCATTATTAAAAAGAAGAATTGTCATGTCAATATTACGGCGAATAGCATGAATGAAATGATTCCCCCCAATTGCCAAAGCATCCCCATCTCCTGAAACTTGTAATATTTCAAGATCCGGATTCGCTGATTTTACACCCGAAGCAACCGCAGCAGCTCTTCCATGAATTGTATGAAAACCATAGGTATTCATATAATACGGAAAACGGGATGAACATCCAATTCCCGATATTACCGCGAACTTCTCCTTGGGAATGTCCATGGCAGCCATTGCTTTTTGAACCGAATTCAACACTCCATGATCTCCACACCCTGGACACCATCTTACTTCCTGATCACTTTTAAAATCTTTTGGAGTTAATTTCACAGGACTATGTGATTTAAGAATTGTATCTGTCATGATTATTTCTCCTCCAATAATTGGTTAAACCTCTCTTTTAATTCCAACACAGTAAAAGGCAATCCTTGTAATTTATTATATTGATTGAATTTAACATCCTGGAAACCAGCCCTTAAATACTCGGCAAATTGCCCTTCATTCAACTCACAAACAATTACTTTTTTATGACGTTTTAAAACTTCTTTTGTATTCTTTGGCAACGGAAAAATATAATGAAAATGTGCCAAAGCGATGCTCTTTCCTTCAGCCTGAAGTTCACGAACTGCTGTAGTTAAGTGACCATATGTACCCCCCCAACCTACAACCAAAACTTCAGCGTCATCATTTCCCTTTACAGGAACATCAGGAATGAAATTAGCAACCCGTCTAATTCTTTCAGATCGGATATCTGTCATTACCTGATGATTTTCCGGTACATA is a genomic window containing:
- the folE gene encoding GTP cyclohydrolase I FolE yields the protein MEFSTNGDTNKGFTKIEKYNQDTTEQLMFHYKKVLELLGEDAEREGLLKTPLRVAKAMQFLTQGYHNNPEDILRSAMFQEDYRQMVIVKDIEVYSMCEHHMLPFVGRAHVAYIPNGTITGLSKIARVVDAFARRLQVQERLTTQIKDCIQNTLNPLGVAVVIEAQHMCMSMRGVQKQNAITTTSDFTGAFEKVATREEFIRLIANKSNY
- a CDS encoding PEP/pyruvate-binding domain-containing protein, producing MEEVSISKIYKRKKSDRDIFQELMPFKVKEILLIATYYDAYTIVREGQFSDKIVGEYLQLNLYAAPRFTSVATNDEALDALKNRNYDVVILMAGLDKQSPLELSQEIKRVQPEIPVLVLVNNNSDLAYFDRAADKIKNNIDRVFVWNGSTKIFMAMTKYIEDRMNLEPDTKSGDVRVILLVEDSVKYYSRYLPLLYTSVMTQTQKVISDEGDIDEMHKILKMRARPKVILVSTYEDAVEVIDNYLENLLCVISDVRFARDGKLDDDSGVDLIKYVQEKNMKIPCLMQSHDTDNAIRAMQVDADFINKNSDTLALDIYNFIYTKLGFGDFVFRNQSGTKVAIAKSMEEFEEKLKYVPDESLLFHSKRNGISTWLMARGEINIAKKLRRYQIEDFKSVKDLRKFCLDVFEASRIKQLRGRIIKFRPNIVNSNHYVVRLGRGSLGGKGRGLAFLSNFIENIYFAKLIKDINISIPKTAIIGVDEYDNFIEKNNLYNKIYLDKNYKKVRDLFAKGELSDKLRERLLNYLEEMTCPLAVRSSGLFEDSLMQPFAGVYATYLLPNNHPDIGERFRQLVTAIKLIYASIFSPEAQSYFSAVDYKIEEEKMAVIIQEVVGQESNGRYYPNISGVAQSYNYYPFSYMKPEDGFAVIAVGLGKYVVGGEKTHRFCPEHPKLQLASIEDQMKDSQKYFYAIDMEKDDVNLLKDGEDAVTIKYELADAEKDGNLLHCASVYDYQNDRLEPDLNLRGPRVVNFANILKYNQVPVAHALSVLLNIFKQAMGAPVEIEFAVDLSKGKNDLPTFQLLQIKPLIRQEMSIDIDMTLVDKDKLVLLASKGMGNGKIDHVRDVIYMDIEKFDRTKTEEMALEIEKLNQKMREMDRQYVLIGPGRWGTRDKFTGIPVLWSQISNAKVIVEQGLEDFPLDASLGSHFFHNVTSMNVGYFSVRSNTEQNFVNTEILDTQKLVEQIHYFKHVRFKEPLEILMDGKKQTSVISYK
- the fabD gene encoding ACP S-malonyltransferase — its product is MKAYVFPGQGAQFVGMGKDLYENSDLAKELFEKANDILGFRITDLMFEGTDEDLRQTNVTQPAIFLHSVILAKTLGDDFKPEMVAGHSLGEFSALVANGSLSFEDGLRLVSQRASAMQKACEIEPSTMAAIIGLDDETVVKICEEINEIVVPANFNCPGQLVISGSMKGIEIACEKLLEAGAKRALPLKVGGAFHSPLMEPARVELEEAIENTTFSTPICPVYQNVNALPVSNPDEIKKNLVSQLTAPVRFTQTMLNMIADGATLFTEVGPGKVIQGLVKKVDRKMETAGVDSFQG
- a CDS encoding proline dehydrogenase family protein; amino-acid sequence: MFNKLIAATLPYMPKKLVWIFSKRYIAGETIEEAINASKELNKEGIKVTVDLLGEFIEDLSQATENKEAYINIIEAFQENKIDGNYSVKPTFFGLLIDEEVCYQNIRTVVAKAAEYDNFVRVDMEDSHCVDKEIKLFRRLKAEFPNNVGLVVQAYLKRTLDDLSNMMDMQNGSSKLNYRLCKGIYVEPAEIAYKKYEKVNENFIKGLEFMFQNDVYPGIATHDKNVVEPAFELIEKYNVPKDKYEFQMLYGVTPELRKMITDKGHTMRVYVPFGKDWFGYSTRRLKENPKMAMLIIKALFNRG
- a CDS encoding superoxide dismutase, producing MIHELPELPYALNELEPSISQKTLEFHYGKHHQAYVTNLNNLIKGTAFEKAGLEEIVRHSEGGIFNNGAQVYNHTFYFMALSPNGGGEPKGALANAITETFGSFAAFKEEFSKAGATLFGSGWVWLAADSHNKLRIMKKNNAGNPITDGMTPILTMDVWEHAYYLDTQNARPKYIENFWNLVNWEVIEKRYNDL
- a CDS encoding MATE family efflux transporter, coding for MNKRILKIALPNIVSNITIPLLGIVDLALMGHLGKVDFIGAIALGGTIFNFLYWGFAFLRMGTSGITAQAYGARNLSETILSLSRALLVALIGSIFILILQKPIADLSFYVIDSEESVETIAKSYYYVRVWAAPATIGLYALTGWFIGMQNSKIPMVIAIISNVINIALSSFFVYGMNLDARGVALGTVIAQYCGLFLALFFIFRFYRRLFRYWSILGMMKIKELKNFIAINKDIFIRTLCIIFVFTFFTTESANTNKNILAVNSLLLQFLFIFSYFMDGFAFAAEALVGKFIGAKNQTGLRSVIRLLFIWGIGISLAFTFFYATSSNWILSALTNNKSTILEAQAYIKWIVLLPLLSFGSFLLDGIFIGATASKYMRKTMMAATLFVFIPCYYFLSETFQNHGLWIAMLGFMLARGVFQTLYYKKAILLKFN
- a CDS encoding nitroreductase family protein; the encoded protein is MLKELILRNRSYRRFYEEEQISLENIRQWIDLARMGASGRNGQTLKYQIVLSAEKRKQVFETLAWAGYLSDWDGPAEGERPVAYVIMLNDEELGKNYFSDDGIAVQNLLLGAVEMGFGGCIIRAFKEKELREVLQVPSNYKIIQVVALGKPKEEVVIDEMKNGDIKYWRDENQVHHVPKRKLEDLIVGNL
- a CDS encoding superoxide dismutase; protein product: MAFELPKLPYAYDALEPHIDARTMEIHHSKHHAGYTNNLNAAIAGTDIEEQSIENILANISKQSVAVRNNGGGFFNHDLFWQVMSPKGGGKPSGSLLAAIEKDFGSFDSFKEEFSKAAATRFGSGWAWLVKQSNGKLVVSSTPNQDNPLMDVAEVKGTPILGLDVWEHAYYLKFQNKRPDYISEFWNVINWEEVAKRFQD